One window of Deltaproteobacteria bacterium genomic DNA carries:
- a CDS encoding DUF3426 domain-containing protein: protein MIVACPVCQTRYRFDGSGLVDETTRFECTQDGCGQVFQYSPPLLAGAKPPPPFSPPKPPPVSPPRSVPDDTLTIPADEGAFSDEETFAEDFLFTKPLDPLEEESFDREDFVESEAPFSSDTPFYNDTDAAERDQTEALFPQPRSTAEATLSPGKFLIGLGGLLLLNGLLGVYCFLYPASTEAWLARIPVLGYLVASEQFPSELIELTNLEGRYQTTKDGQRVFAVSGVATNTAGSPARTIQIEGEIYDAQGKALGERLIFCGPEITPDRLTNLRLREIGALQDLMPPKQFQVPAGSSVKFLIVFTAPPSTVAQFRSRVVAAQFDNS from the coding sequence GTGATTGTTGCGTGTCCAGTTTGTCAGACTCGGTATCGTTTCGATGGGTCTGGTCTTGTAGATGAGACCACTCGTTTCGAGTGTACGCAGGACGGCTGCGGTCAGGTCTTTCAGTATTCGCCGCCTCTGCTTGCTGGAGCAAAGCCGCCGCCGCCGTTCTCTCCACCAAAACCACCACCTGTTTCTCCCCCGCGAAGCGTTCCAGATGACACCTTAACCATTCCCGCCGACGAAGGTGCATTCTCGGACGAGGAAACGTTCGCCGAAGACTTCCTCTTCACCAAGCCGCTCGATCCACTAGAAGAAGAGTCGTTCGATCGAGAGGACTTCGTCGAATCCGAAGCTCCATTTTCCTCCGATACTCCCTTCTACAACGACACAGATGCAGCCGAACGCGACCAAACCGAGGCCCTGTTCCCCCAGCCTCGCTCCACAGCGGAAGCCACCCTTTCTCCTGGCAAATTTCTTATTGGCTTGGGGGGACTTTTGCTTCTCAATGGCCTGCTGGGCGTCTATTGCTTCCTTTATCCCGCAAGCACCGAGGCCTGGTTAGCACGGATTCCTGTCTTAGGCTATCTTGTCGCCAGCGAGCAATTCCCTTCTGAGCTGATCGAATTGACCAATCTCGAAGGCCGCTACCAAACCACCAAAGATGGACAACGGGTCTTCGCTGTGTCTGGAGTCGCAACGAATACAGCGGGAAGTCCGGCGCGAACGATTCAGATAGAAGGAGAGATTTACGACGCGCAAGGAAAAGCCTTAGGAGAACGCCTGATCTTCTGCGGACCGGAGATCACGCCGGATCGTCTCACGAACCTGCGATTGCGTGAGATTGGCGCGCTCCAAGACCTCATGCCGCCCAAGCAGTTTCAGGTGCCAGCCGGCAGCTCGGTGAAGTTTCTGATTGTCTTCACGGCGCCGCCTTCCACCGTTGCTCAATTTCGCAGCCGCGTGGTCGCGGCACAGTTCGACAACTCGTGA
- a CDS encoding M48 family metalloprotease gives MGRHGPLQITITALLFLVFQGCGSSFYGQAQPKIETWGTTTSSTSPSVAQSEQSASLPSTTSSLASGWKEIFVGKTTRQEIEARFGQGKSSKGRLLYQVDAIPTLITYSDDNVVRSIRVTPPVQMNESALLAAYGKADRERRTDDFLRMWEYDRAGMSIEFAPDNTTTAAIDYHAPTLLLDTVANRSRKAALPTRPALVDASSSLASVQAVLNQSSPGFSWVGANEEYGQAQQLYSLLHQKWPVITDREMQRYLIGVMDRLSAVTPKPPFPWTVRVVDASTLNAMNLGGGIILLNSGLFQHLDSEAQLAYVVAHEMGHQLKHHLAAIQTKQQFAQLLLGAAVLATAGAGHPEAARAVNSLGSLAAGATLASFSRTQETEADLIGLHILNAAEYDPREAVKVMEKFIELRNLHGSSIPLFSTHPDPEVRLANVQQWLGSLGEVDYSKRLVTTQEFAEFKDTYRY, from the coding sequence ATGGGACGACATGGGCCTCTGCAGATCACGATTACGGCGCTGCTGTTTCTGGTTTTCCAGGGTTGTGGCTCCTCCTTCTATGGACAAGCGCAACCAAAGATCGAGACCTGGGGTACCACGACTTCGAGCACCTCCCCCAGTGTTGCTCAGAGTGAGCAATCGGCTTCTTTGCCTTCGACAACATCAAGTCTAGCGTCAGGGTGGAAAGAGATCTTTGTAGGAAAGACTACGCGACAGGAAATCGAAGCACGGTTTGGCCAGGGGAAATCGTCAAAGGGACGTCTGCTGTACCAAGTGGATGCTATCCCAACCTTGATCACCTATAGCGACGATAATGTCGTTCGGTCGATTCGGGTCACCCCGCCGGTGCAAATGAACGAGTCTGCCTTGCTCGCAGCCTATGGCAAAGCCGACCGAGAGCGACGGACGGACGATTTCCTGAGGATGTGGGAATATGACCGAGCGGGCATGAGCATTGAATTTGCCCCTGACAACACGACGACTGCCGCCATCGACTACCATGCCCCAACTCTCCTTCTCGATACAGTCGCTAATCGGTCCAGAAAGGCAGCACTGCCCACGCGCCCGGCACTTGTTGATGCTTCTTCGAGCCTCGCGAGTGTGCAGGCCGTACTGAATCAATCCTCTCCAGGTTTTTCGTGGGTGGGGGCGAATGAAGAGTATGGCCAGGCGCAACAACTCTACAGCTTGCTTCACCAGAAATGGCCAGTGATCACTGATCGCGAGATGCAACGCTATCTGATCGGTGTCATGGACCGCCTCAGTGCGGTCACCCCGAAACCACCGTTTCCCTGGACAGTCCGAGTTGTAGATGCGTCGACCCTCAACGCCATGAATCTTGGGGGAGGGATTATTTTGCTCAACAGTGGACTCTTTCAACACCTCGACTCGGAGGCGCAACTCGCTTACGTCGTCGCTCACGAAATGGGGCATCAGCTCAAACACCATCTAGCGGCGATTCAGACGAAGCAGCAATTTGCCCAGTTACTTCTTGGGGCGGCAGTCCTTGCTACCGCTGGAGCCGGACATCCTGAAGCCGCACGAGCAGTGAACAGTCTGGGGTCACTTGCAGCAGGGGCCACCCTAGCGTCCTTTAGCCGTACGCAAGAAACGGAAGCGGATCTGATCGGACTGCATATCCTTAACGCTGCGGAATATGACCCACGGGAGGCAGTAAAGGTGATGGAGAAATTTATCGAGCTGCGCAACCTGCATGGGTCCTCAATCCCGCTTTTCTCCACGCACCCCGACCCAGAAGTCCGTCTTGCCAATGTACAACAATGGCTTGGTTCCCTTGGAGAGGTCGATTACTCCAAGCGGCTCGTCACGACACAAGAGTTCGCCGAGTTTAAAGATACCTATCGGTATTAA
- a CDS encoding ribonuclease J — protein sequence MSSGILRIIPLGGLGEIGLNFMLIEYCPDDDGEPVAIAIDCGLMFPEPEMLGIDIVIPDFTYLREHAHLQAVLFTHGHEDHIGALPHLLREFNVPVYGAPFTIGLLRDKLDEHDLLRRTDLHEIHPRDSWQIGPFTIEGMHVTHSIVDAMAFAITTPLGTIIHTGDFKLDQTPIDGQRSDLARLAEWGERGVLLLMSDSTNVERSGATASERTLTRPLEELIAHANGKALVATFASHIHRIRQIIDLSLAQGRSVGVIGRSLVGNIEIARETGHLRLPSQALVDVTKIADRDPRSLTLLTTGSQGEPLSALSRIAAGDHPQVKIGEGDVVILSSRVIPGNERTIGRLIDHLHRRGAEVFYEAVACVHVSGHASQDELQLMLNLVRPRYFVPIHGEYRHLVRHCALARGVGVDPTGVFLLENGRVLEISAEEASLVEPVRAGRVFVDGLDGIEHEVLRDRRHMAEDGLVVAILRIAQHTGELLSGPELLSRGFLPSNEGGELAAAKDVVCAMLDELPLESRMDIGVVKEQVRLSLRRHFRRTFGRRPVVLPFVMEM from the coding sequence ATGAGTAGTGGTATCCTTCGTATTATTCCTCTCGGTGGCCTGGGCGAAATTGGCCTCAATTTCATGCTGATCGAGTACTGTCCGGACGACGATGGCGAACCGGTCGCTATCGCTATCGATTGTGGACTGATGTTCCCTGAGCCGGAGATGCTGGGGATCGATATCGTCATTCCGGATTTCACCTATCTGCGCGAACACGCGCATCTCCAAGCCGTCCTTTTTACGCACGGGCATGAGGACCACATTGGGGCCTTGCCGCACTTATTGCGGGAATTCAACGTGCCCGTCTATGGCGCGCCGTTTACTATTGGGCTGTTGCGCGACAAGCTGGACGAGCATGATCTTTTGCGCCGGACTGACCTCCACGAGATTCATCCCCGCGATTCCTGGCAGATCGGACCGTTTACGATCGAGGGGATGCACGTCACGCACAGCATCGTCGATGCCATGGCGTTTGCGATCACTACACCGCTTGGGACGATCATTCATACCGGCGATTTCAAACTTGATCAGACGCCGATCGACGGCCAACGGTCGGACCTCGCTCGCCTCGCCGAGTGGGGGGAACGTGGGGTCTTGTTGCTGATGTCGGATTCGACGAACGTCGAACGGTCCGGGGCCACGGCTTCGGAACGCACCTTGACCCGCCCGCTCGAAGAGCTGATTGCTCACGCCAACGGCAAAGCGCTGGTTGCCACGTTCGCGTCTCACATCCACCGTATACGCCAGATCATCGATCTTTCTCTCGCCCAAGGGCGCTCGGTTGGCGTCATTGGCCGCAGTTTAGTGGGGAACATCGAGATCGCGCGTGAGACCGGTCATTTACGTCTTCCCTCGCAGGCGCTGGTCGATGTTACTAAGATCGCGGATCGTGATCCGCGTTCGTTGACGCTGCTGACAACGGGTTCGCAAGGCGAGCCCCTCTCTGCCCTGTCTCGTATTGCCGCCGGCGATCATCCCCAAGTCAAGATTGGCGAAGGCGATGTGGTCATCCTGTCTTCCCGGGTGATTCCCGGTAATGAGCGCACGATTGGCCGGTTGATCGACCATCTCCACCGTCGCGGCGCAGAAGTTTTCTACGAAGCCGTGGCGTGTGTGCATGTGTCGGGACACGCAAGCCAGGACGAGTTGCAATTGATGCTCAACCTCGTGCGGCCACGGTATTTCGTGCCCATCCATGGCGAGTATCGCCATCTCGTGCGACACTGTGCGTTAGCCCGTGGCGTCGGTGTCGATCCGACGGGAGTCTTTTTGCTGGAGAATGGGCGCGTGTTAGAGATTTCCGCCGAGGAGGCGTCCCTCGTAGAGCCAGTGCGCGCTGGGCGCGTTTTTGTCGATGGTCTCGACGGTATTGAGCATGAAGTTTTGCGTGATCGTCGCCATATGGCTGAGGACGGATTGGTAGTGGCGATTCTGCGCATCGCCCAACATACCGGCGAATTGTTGAGCGGCCCGGAGCTGCTGTCGCGCGGATTTCTTCCCTCGAATGAGGGTGGAGAATTGGCGGCGGCGAAAGATGTCGTCTGTGCCATGCTCGATGAGTTGCCGCTCGAATCGCGCATGGACATTGGTGTCGTGAAGGAGCAGGTGCGTCTTTCCTTGCGGCGTCACTTTCGGCGTACGTTCGGAAGGCGACCTGTGGTCTTACCATTTGTGATGGAGATGTAG
- a CDS encoding 1-acyl-sn-glycerol-3-phosphate acyltransferase, with product MRKLALLLVGFRLFIVALLTIFWGVPVILFSFFDPHAERAALLIRFWARGVLWTCGVKVRVRGRERLNVAQAYLFMVNHQSNLDIPILMSAFDTLQVRWVSKREVRKVPIIGLCMQRTQQVLVDRESPTQALAVIRQVKALLAAGISVTFFPEGTRTRDGHLQDFKPGGFAVAVEAGVTVAPVTVRGSRALWPPGGLDLRSGVVEVIFGDPIRIEAHLPKKVARATLLVRVREAIAAQLHDPQVSPSAATAPVIIQPHLSSVSEQSSS from the coding sequence TTGCGCAAACTTGCCTTGCTTTTGGTCGGGTTCCGACTCTTCATCGTCGCTCTGCTCACCATTTTCTGGGGCGTCCCGGTGATCCTTTTCTCGTTTTTCGACCCTCACGCCGAACGCGCTGCGCTCCTCATCCGCTTCTGGGCGCGGGGAGTGTTATGGACCTGTGGCGTCAAAGTGCGCGTGCGTGGACGCGAGCGATTGAATGTCGCGCAAGCGTATCTGTTTATGGTCAATCATCAGAGTAACCTCGACATCCCCATCCTCATGTCTGCCTTCGATACCCTCCAAGTGCGCTGGGTGTCGAAACGTGAAGTCCGCAAAGTGCCTATTATTGGCCTATGCATGCAGCGTACCCAGCAGGTACTGGTTGACCGTGAAAGCCCAACCCAAGCCCTCGCCGTGATTCGGCAGGTCAAGGCACTCTTAGCTGCCGGTATTTCGGTGACCTTCTTTCCCGAAGGCACGCGGACACGAGACGGCCACTTGCAGGACTTCAAACCCGGTGGGTTTGCGGTTGCCGTCGAGGCCGGGGTCACGGTCGCGCCGGTGACGGTGCGAGGCAGTCGCGCCTTGTGGCCGCCGGGTGGTCTCGATCTTCGCTCTGGCGTGGTGGAAGTCATCTTCGGCGATCCGATTCGGATCGAGGCGCACCTTCCGAAAAAAGTTGCCCGCGCGACCCTGTTAGTCCGCGTGCGAGAGGCTATCGCCGCCCAACTTCACGACCCCCAGGTTTCGCCATCTGCCGCGACGGCACCCGTGATCATCCAACCGCATCTTTCTTCAGTATCGGAGCAATCTTCTTCATGA
- a CDS encoding cupin domain-containing protein, with protein MPQADIAFKGVKGWLSQAKDHQLVFMDIAPIGEVAPHAHGAQWGIVVDGEMELTIGGKAQVFRKGDSYYIPKGTVHSARFTTRTFVIDFFADRNRYKPKRAKTTPSETKSPDQEAGC; from the coding sequence ATGCCGCAAGCCGACATCGCCTTCAAAGGCGTCAAAGGCTGGCTCTCGCAGGCCAAAGACCATCAGCTCGTGTTCATGGACATCGCTCCTATCGGCGAGGTTGCGCCGCACGCGCATGGCGCGCAGTGGGGTATCGTTGTCGACGGCGAGATGGAACTGACCATCGGCGGCAAGGCGCAGGTGTTCCGCAAGGGCGACAGCTATTACATTCCCAAAGGTACGGTCCATTCCGCTCGGTTTACCACCCGGACGTTCGTCATCGACTTCTTCGCTGATCGTAATCGCTACAAACCCAAGAGAGCGAAAACCACCCCAAGCGAGACAAAAAGCCCAGATCAAGAAGCGGGGTGCTAA
- a CDS encoding DNA translocase FtsK 4TM domain-containing protein yields the protein MAVGRKSQPQERAFGDEILAIACVALAVFFTLALYSYQADGSRTNQMGLAGHVVADFFRPMLGQMCYVLPSACVVVAAILLRLLLVPAPISQTLAFLLFTLAGSAFLDLSNVDKREVANAGGWAGGLFVAHLREVLNYAGSYVALTPVLLVSFMVMTRLSLGWAMEAVATLVVKCVTTPLARVWSRLQARPGILPRWSRSSQEREPEPELVPSFVKNRVQKKDSPAKKSAPPPVVEEEEDESLPPIIISRPSLPAPTSTKNVPSKPLPVRQTHASAGNGKPYVMPSVSLLDPPVRLAVKVDEEALHASSRILESKLSDFGVDGKVLAVRPGPVITTYEFEPAPGVKVSRVTSLVDDLQMALRAVSVRILAPIRGQAVVGIEVSNPRREKVCLREIIDSPGFQQSESPLTLALGKDTVGNAIVADLARMPHMLVAGATGMGKSVSLNAMIMSLLFRASPRDCRFIMIDPKMLELSLYEELPHQLSPVITNAKEAGAALQEVVRRMEQRYRLLKDKGVRSIAAYNRLMETGVAGLDGVIKLTQVVEDWEEEEDLLPMPKEVPSGMALNHERLPYLVVIVDELADLMLTVGREIEEPITRLAQMGRAAGIHLILATQRPSVDVITGIIKANFPARVSFKVSSRVDSRTILDSMGAERLLGEGDMLFLPPGSTDLQRLHGAFVSEAEIRKAVNAIKKQGKPVYDTEFVAALERAQSEKGADGSSEEEEQDEMYEQARDLVMESRQASISWLQRRLRVGYNRAARMIERMEREGLIAPTAEAGKPREVLVQGGRRE from the coding sequence ATGGCGGTGGGGCGCAAATCTCAACCTCAAGAGCGCGCGTTCGGCGATGAAATTCTTGCCATTGCCTGCGTTGCCTTGGCGGTGTTCTTTACTTTGGCATTATACTCGTATCAAGCCGATGGTTCGCGGACGAACCAGATGGGACTGGCTGGCCATGTGGTCGCGGACTTCTTTCGCCCGATGTTGGGGCAAATGTGTTATGTCCTGCCCAGCGCGTGCGTGGTGGTCGCGGCGATTCTTCTCCGTCTGTTGCTCGTTCCGGCGCCTATCTCGCAAACCCTGGCGTTTCTTCTCTTTACCCTCGCTGGTTCGGCTTTCTTGGACCTGAGTAATGTCGATAAGCGTGAAGTGGCCAACGCCGGCGGCTGGGCCGGTGGGCTTTTCGTTGCGCATCTGCGTGAGGTGTTGAACTATGCCGGCTCTTACGTAGCGCTGACGCCAGTGCTGCTGGTGTCTTTCATGGTTATGACGCGACTCTCGCTCGGCTGGGCGATGGAAGCAGTGGCGACCCTTGTGGTGAAGTGTGTGACTACTCCGTTGGCTCGTGTGTGGAGCCGACTCCAGGCCCGGCCCGGCATTCTTCCGCGTTGGTCGCGGTCCTCGCAGGAACGAGAACCCGAGCCGGAGCTGGTGCCGTCGTTTGTAAAGAATCGGGTTCAGAAAAAAGACAGTCCGGCGAAGAAATCGGCACCTCCGCCTGTCGTCGAAGAAGAGGAAGACGAGTCGCTCCCGCCGATTATTATTAGCCGTCCTTCGCTTCCTGCCCCCACCTCCACAAAAAACGTTCCGTCCAAACCCCTGCCCGTGAGGCAAACGCACGCTTCGGCTGGGAACGGCAAACCGTACGTGATGCCCTCGGTGTCCCTGCTCGATCCGCCCGTACGACTGGCCGTGAAAGTAGATGAAGAAGCGCTGCATGCCAGCTCGCGCATTCTGGAAAGCAAGTTGTCGGATTTCGGCGTGGACGGAAAAGTGCTGGCCGTGCGTCCTGGTCCTGTTATTACGACATACGAGTTCGAGCCCGCGCCGGGTGTGAAAGTCAGTCGCGTGACCTCGTTAGTGGACGACTTGCAAATGGCGTTGCGCGCGGTGTCGGTGCGTATCCTTGCCCCGATCCGCGGTCAGGCGGTGGTCGGCATCGAAGTCTCCAACCCGCGTCGCGAGAAAGTCTGTCTGAGGGAAATTATCGATAGCCCGGGCTTTCAGCAGTCCGAATCGCCACTGACGCTGGCCTTGGGCAAGGACACTGTCGGCAATGCCATCGTGGCTGACCTTGCACGCATGCCGCACATGTTGGTCGCCGGGGCCACCGGCATGGGGAAGTCGGTGTCGCTCAACGCTATGATCATGAGCTTGTTGTTCCGTGCCTCGCCGCGCGACTGCCGCTTCATTATGATCGACCCCAAAATGCTCGAACTCTCGCTGTACGAGGAGCTGCCGCATCAACTGTCGCCGGTCATCACCAATGCCAAGGAGGCTGGAGCGGCACTGCAAGAAGTGGTGCGACGGATGGAGCAGCGTTACCGATTGCTGAAAGATAAAGGCGTGCGTAGCATCGCCGCCTACAATCGCCTGATGGAGACCGGCGTTGCCGGGCTCGATGGCGTGATCAAGCTCACGCAAGTAGTCGAAGACTGGGAAGAGGAAGAGGATCTGCTGCCCATGCCAAAAGAAGTGCCTAGCGGCATGGCATTGAACCACGAGCGGCTGCCGTATTTGGTGGTCATTGTCGATGAGTTGGCGGACTTGATGTTGACTGTGGGGAGAGAGATCGAAGAACCCATTACGCGCCTCGCGCAAATGGGTCGCGCCGCTGGCATTCATCTCATTCTCGCGACCCAACGCCCTTCGGTGGACGTGATCACCGGCATTATCAAGGCTAACTTCCCCGCACGCGTGTCTTTCAAAGTTTCCTCTCGGGTGGATTCACGGACGATTCTTGACTCCATGGGGGCCGAGCGGCTGCTGGGGGAAGGCGACATGCTCTTTTTGCCGCCTGGGAGTACCGATCTTCAACGCCTGCACGGAGCCTTCGTGTCCGAGGCGGAAATTCGCAAAGCTGTAAACGCAATCAAGAAGCAAGGGAAGCCGGTGTACGATACGGAATTCGTCGCGGCGCTCGAGCGCGCGCAAAGCGAAAAAGGCGCGGACGGAAGCAGCGAAGAGGAAGAGCAAGACGAGATGTATGAACAAGCGCGCGACTTGGTTATGGAAAGCCGGCAAGCGTCGATCTCGTGGCTCCAGCGCCGTTTGCGCGTGGGCTACAACCGTGCCGCGCGCATGATCGAACGCATGGAGCGCGAAGGGTTGATTGCCCCGACCGCAGAAGCCGGCAAGCCGCGTGAGGTGTTGGTGCAAGGGGGGCGGAGAGAATAA
- a CDS encoding site-specific integrase, with amino-acid sequence MAVKVRQKDGKWWVFIDHHGKRKAKCIGDKRAAEQLKARLDAKIALGEFALDDQQERRLFAPYFRAWLDTYARAHCKDSTVAGYATAFRVYLLPRFGEQDITEISREAIKKLAYEMLAQGKSRSYVKATLAPLSEMFNHAIEDGHLTVNPALRILRHSRTEVGEKTERMTFLTREELKHFLRSCRQHVAQWYPFVLLLARTGLRIGEAVALQWGDLDFHSGFIAVQRNWVDGILTTPKPGKWRKVDMSQQLAATLKVLHIERKKETLRKGWKETPAWVFTSTTGTMMDPDNFRARDWPKLLAKAEMRQCRIHDLRHTYASLLIQQGESLAYVKEQLGHHSIRVTVDTYGHLVPGGNRAAVDRLDDPD; translated from the coding sequence ATGGCAGTCAAAGTCCGACAGAAAGATGGCAAGTGGTGGGTTTTCATCGACCACCATGGCAAACGTAAAGCGAAATGTATCGGGGACAAGCGAGCCGCTGAACAGCTCAAGGCTAGGCTCGACGCGAAGATTGCCTTGGGGGAGTTTGCACTTGATGACCAGCAGGAACGGCGGCTCTTTGCTCCCTACTTTCGGGCATGGCTAGACACCTACGCTCGTGCCCACTGTAAGGATTCTACGGTTGCTGGTTATGCAACGGCCTTTCGCGTGTATTTACTTCCGCGCTTTGGCGAGCAGGACATCACCGAGATCTCACGTGAGGCGATTAAGAAACTTGCCTATGAGATGCTGGCGCAGGGCAAAAGCCGTAGCTATGTCAAAGCGACCTTAGCTCCGCTTTCAGAGATGTTTAACCATGCCATTGAAGATGGCCATCTGACGGTCAATCCGGCCTTGCGTATTCTTCGGCATAGTCGCACAGAGGTGGGGGAGAAGACGGAGAGGATGACCTTCCTCACACGTGAAGAACTGAAGCACTTCCTGCGTAGTTGCCGACAGCATGTTGCTCAATGGTATCCCTTTGTGTTGCTCCTCGCTCGGACGGGACTGCGGATAGGGGAGGCGGTGGCGCTCCAGTGGGGAGACTTGGACTTCCACAGTGGCTTCATTGCCGTGCAGCGCAACTGGGTCGATGGGATATTAACGACTCCGAAGCCAGGGAAGTGGCGGAAGGTTGACATGTCGCAACAACTTGCTGCCACCCTCAAAGTGCTTCACATAGAGCGAAAGAAAGAGACGTTGCGAAAAGGTTGGAAAGAGACGCCAGCCTGGGTTTTCACTTCGACCACGGGGACGATGATGGACCCAGATAACTTTCGTGCGCGCGACTGGCCGAAACTGCTGGCCAAGGCGGAGATGCGGCAATGCCGCATTCATGATCTCCGTCATACTTATGCGTCGTTGCTGATTCAGCAAGGTGAGTCACTGGCCTACGTCAAAGAGCAACTGGGCCACCATAGCATCCGGGTGACGGTTGATACCTATGGGCATCTTGTGCCAGGTGGCAATCGGGCGGCCGTGGATCGCTTAGATGATCCGGACTAG
- the tatA gene encoding twin-arginine translocase TatA/TatE family subunit — protein MFGLGIGELLIILVIVLVVFGAGKLPDLGEGLGRGIKNFRKAVKSPDEIDVTPPQEPTDSTNKKS, from the coding sequence ATGTTCGGTCTTGGCATTGGCGAACTGCTGATTATCCTTGTCATCGTTCTCGTCGTCTTTGGTGCCGGCAAACTGCCTGACCTTGGCGAAGGGCTCGGTAGAGGCATCAAGAACTTCCGGAAAGCCGTCAAATCTCCCGACGAGATCGACGTGACCCCTCCACAAGAACCCACCGACTCTACGAACAAAAAATCGTAG
- the lolA gene encoding outer membrane lipoprotein chaperone LolA, with product MKNLQARYDSTAGFRADFVQEVESATLGQKIEAHGTMVFKKPGRMRWEIVEPKQLLVSDGKFFWLYQHAENQVVKTPLQRAFTSSTPASFLLGIGQLGKDFTSSLTGETPEAYQLRLTPKHDPEAIGTLDLTVDAKTFDIQQAVITDPLGNVTRLRLSNLDRSEPFKDELFQFSVPPGVDVVEPIPSAPAQ from the coding sequence GTGAAAAACCTGCAAGCCCGCTACGACTCCACCGCCGGGTTTCGCGCCGACTTCGTGCAGGAAGTGGAATCGGCAACGTTGGGGCAAAAAATCGAGGCTCACGGCACCATGGTCTTCAAAAAGCCAGGTCGCATGCGTTGGGAGATCGTCGAACCGAAGCAGCTTCTAGTATCGGACGGGAAATTCTTCTGGCTCTATCAACACGCAGAAAATCAGGTGGTGAAGACGCCCCTCCAGCGTGCATTTACCTCCAGCACGCCCGCATCCTTTCTGCTCGGCATCGGGCAACTGGGAAAGGATTTCACCTCGTCTCTGACCGGCGAGACGCCGGAAGCCTATCAACTGCGTCTGACGCCCAAACACGATCCCGAGGCGATCGGGACGCTGGACCTCACCGTCGATGCGAAGACGTTCGATATTCAGCAGGCCGTCATCACCGATCCCTTGGGCAATGTGACGCGGTTACGACTCTCCAACCTCGATCGCTCCGAGCCGTTCAAAGACGAGTTGTTTCAGTTCTCCGTGCCTCCCGGTGTCGATGTCGTCGAACCGATCCCGAGCGCCCCCGCACAATGA
- a CDS encoding SDR family NAD(P)-dependent oxidoreductase, with the protein MQEFIGKVAVITGGASGIGLATARALARENMRIVLADIEQGPLDVAVKEIEGLGVECLGVKTDVGELPQVQQLADQTWERFGGAHVVFNNAGVAIFGPIQEMKHEDWEWVIRVDLWGVIHGVEVFVPRMIAQNQGGHIVNTASFAGLAPNQGLGAYCVAKYGVVGLTECLVRDLKPHGIGASVLCPMILATNINRSERNRPTELGGAKAQRQQTQEEAQNMRGRVLTPEVAAEKVVNAMKKNELYIHTHDEARQFIRRRFERIDKAFEG; encoded by the coding sequence ATGCAAGAGTTTATTGGAAAAGTTGCAGTCATCACTGGCGGAGCAAGCGGTATTGGATTAGCCACAGCGCGAGCGTTGGCGCGGGAGAACATGCGCATCGTGCTCGCTGATATCGAGCAAGGCCCGCTGGATGTGGCGGTCAAAGAAATCGAAGGATTGGGCGTGGAGTGTCTCGGCGTAAAGACCGATGTTGGCGAGTTACCGCAGGTGCAGCAGCTCGCGGATCAGACCTGGGAGCGATTTGGTGGCGCGCATGTGGTCTTCAATAACGCCGGAGTAGCGATCTTTGGCCCCATTCAAGAGATGAAGCACGAAGATTGGGAGTGGGTGATTCGCGTGGATTTGTGGGGAGTCATCCACGGCGTCGAAGTCTTCGTGCCGCGCATGATCGCACAGAACCAGGGCGGACACATCGTGAACACGGCGTCATTTGCCGGGTTGGCACCCAACCAAGGACTGGGCGCGTATTGTGTCGCGAAGTATGGCGTTGTTGGGTTAACCGAATGCCTGGTGCGGGATCTGAAGCCGCACGGCATCGGTGCTTCAGTGCTCTGTCCGATGATTCTGGCGACCAACATTAACCGCTCCGAGCGTAACCGTCCGACTGAACTCGGTGGGGCCAAAGCGCAACGGCAACAGACCCAAGAAGAAGCGCAGAACATGCGCGGCCGCGTGCTCACACCAGAGGTAGCGGCGGAGAAGGTTGTCAATGCGATGAAAAAGAACGAACTCTACATTCACACTCACGATGAAGCGCGGCAATTCATCCGCCGCCGCTTCGAGCGTATCGACAAGGCATTTGAGGGGTGA